One genomic region from Prionailurus bengalensis isolate Pbe53 chromosome C1, Fcat_Pben_1.1_paternal_pri, whole genome shotgun sequence encodes:
- the ARL5A gene encoding ADP-ribosylation factor-like protein 5A: MGILFTRIWRLFNHQEHKVIIVGLDNAGKTTILYQFSMNEVVHTSPTIGSNVEEIVINNTRFLMWDIGGQESLRSSWNTYYTNTEFVIVVVDSTDRERISVTREELYKMLAHEDLRKAGLLIFANKQDVKECMTVAEISQFLKLTSIKDHQWHIQACCALTGEGLCQGLEWMMSRLKIR; encoded by the exons ATGGGAATTCTCTTCACCAGGATATGGAGACTGTTCAATCACCAGG agcacAAAGTTATCATTGTTGGGCTGGATAATGCAGGGAAAACTACCATTCTTTACCAGTT ttctatgaaTGAAGTTGTACATACATCACCTACAATTGGAAGTAATGTAGAAGAAATAGTGATTAATAATACACGTTTCTTAATGTGGGATATTGGTGGTCAAGAATCTCTTCGTTCTTCCTGGAACACTTACTATACTAACACAGAG ttTGTAATTGTTGTTGTGGACAgtacagacagagaaagaatttctGTAACTAGAGAAGAACTCTATAAAATGTTAGCCCATGAG gACCTAAGAAAAGCTGGATTGCTGATTTTTGCTAATAAACAAGATGTTAAAGAATGCATGACTGTAGCAGAAATCTCCCAGTTTTTGAAATTAACTTCTATTAAAGATCACCAGTGGCATATCCAAGCATGCTGTGCTCTTACTGGCGAGGG atTATGCCAAGGACTTGAATGGATGATGTCACGACTTAAGATTAGATGA